The Desulfonatronum thiodismutans nucleotide sequence CCTGGACCAAAGCCGCATTCTGGACCAGGAACACCTGGCGCTGATCGACCGCTACCTGGAGTACCGGGACCTGGAACCGGGAACGCGGCACATTTTCCGAAACATCCCGGCCTATGTGCAAGCCTGTCCAGGCGCATTGGTGATTTCCGCCTGGTTGAACAAAACAGATGATTCTTCGCACTTGGCCGGATTTGTCGTGGGAGACTTCACCTCCCTGAGCACGGCCTTTTATATGTTCGCCTTCCGCAACCCGGACCTCGCCCCACCGGGCACCGCGGACCTGCTGCTCCACGCCCTGCTCCAGGAAGGCCAAAAGCGCGGCCAGATCCGCATGAACCTGGGCCTGGGCATCAACCCGGCCATCCGGTACTTCAAGCAGAAATGGGGGGCGGAGGTCTTTCTGCCCTGCGTTGAAACGAGTTGGGAGCGTCGTCCGAGAGGATGGTTGGAGCGATTGAGACGCTGGAGAACGAAGAAATGATGTGGATCGATTTTGAGTCGATCCACACTTGGAAAATGAAAAACAACGGAGCGCGAACGCCCATGGCTACGGCCACTCAGCAAACCTACCAAATGATCTGGGACCATGAGCAGAACTTTGCCAAGGAATTGGCCCGCCGGGTCGTGGAAAAGCCCAGACTGACCGTCTGGCGGGTCCTGTTTCCCCCGCTGCTGGTTTATCACTACGTCAAGCTGCGGGAATACCAAACTGACCTGGAAACCTTCGCCAAAGGGGTGGTGCGCTCGAAAATCCTGGCCATGGAATCGGCCCTGGAGGAGACGACCTCCGGCAAGAAGGATGGGACCTACAAAAATGCCTTTGGGGCCAAAGAGTCGGAAAGCGCCCCCGGAGAGATCCGCTTGCACACCGCGCAGATCGCGGAGGTGGAACTGCTCAAGGCGCACTACCTGAAATTGCTGCGCGATACAGGCTCAAACTACCAGGCCCTGATCAAGAAGACCTACAAAACCAGCGGCGAATACCGCCGCTTCCTGACCAAACTGGCCCAGGCCGAGGATGCCGTCCAGAAAGAAGTGCTCCACCTCCACCAAACCAGCACCACGGCCCAGGCCGTCAGTCGGAAGATGCGGGAAACTGCCAAGAGTTTGCGGGACCAAGAGGTGAAGGCCTTCTTTGGATAGGAGCCGGGCACATGCCGACGGGACTCGGAAAGTGAAACGCTCCGCCGCCTGACTATCCATGCCTTGGGATTGGCTTCCCAGAAACCACCCAGATATTAGGAATGCATTCCTCTCGCATGGATCACGGTTTTGGCTCGCGCATCCCGTTCTGACTCTTTAGTTTTTATATTGACGGATCACCGCTTGCGCTTCGGACAATTCCGGCAAATGGCAGCGGGTCTATTTTTCTCAAGGCCTTCGCGGAACTGTTCGTAAGCTTTACCGCGCCAGAGCACGGGGAGCAGTTCGTCGTTGACGTTGCCGAAGGTGACCCGGCTGTATGGCGCGGGTTGACCTTGACGGGCGTATTCGGCTTGGTCCACGGGGACGTTGGCGTAGACGCAGGGGGAGATTTCGCCGTCCGCGGAGACGAACAGAGTTCGCTGGACGTTTTCGGCGCAGACCGGATCGTCCTTGCCCCTGGGGGCGAAACTGGGCGTGTGGATGGTCACGCCCAGGTTCACGGCCGCCTCGCGCAGCCGGGTGAAGCGCTCTTCCAGGGCATGCAGTTCCTGGTCGTCCTTGGGCGCGAGCACTTCCTCGGAGAGTTCAATTCCCGGCTCGAAATCCAGCACGCTGACCACGGCCTGCTCCACCCCGTGGTCGGCCATCAGCCGAAGCAACCCTTCCAAGTCGTCCAGGCCGGAGCGCAGCAGCATGTAGGCGATGTGCACCACGGGCTTGACGGTGCCCCGTTCCTGTTTGATCCGCTGAACCATCTTCATTTTTTCCAGCACCTTGACCAACGGCGCTCCGGCCCGGGCCGGGTCGTTGCGTTCCGGGGTCGTGCCGGTCAGGGAAAAAGCCAGAATGTCCAGGCCCGCGTCCATGACTTGAGCCAGGCGCTGCTCGTTCAAAAGCATGCCGTTGGTGGTCACGCCCACGGTACATCCGGCCTCCTTGGCCAGCCGGACCATGGTTGGAAATTCCGGGTGCAGAAACGGTTCACCCCAGCCTTGGAGATAGGCCAGCTTGGTCTTGCGCAGGGTCGGCAGCAAGCGCCGAAACGTATCCAGGGACATGAAGCGGTCATGCCAATGCTCGCGGTACACGGTTCGCGGGCAGTAGTCGCAGGCCGCGTTGCATTTGGACGTGACCTCGATCTGCATCCAGTCCTTGGGGTTCAGCAACACCTTGTATTCCCACCATTGGCGCAGCTTTTGGGGCAGGGAATCCCGCTCTGTTTCACCCATAACGTCTCCTCCCTCATTCATCCCATTTTTGCCTTTCGGGCCGAAAAAGACTAATTGAATCCCTTTGTTTTTGTCTAACAGGCTCGGCAATCCACCACAACTTCCCCCAAGGAGTCCCACTTGTCACTAAGTTTACGGGAAAAGTACGATATCATCCTCGCCCATGAGCGGCAGTTCGCCTACCGCTTGGCCAAGGACGTGGTCAAAAAGCCCGAGGTTTCGGTCTGGATGATCTTGTTGCCGGTGCTCTTCGTGCACCACATGATGAAAATGACCCAATACAAGACAGGTATCCATACCTTCGCGAGCAATATTCTGGGCACGAAAACAAAGGCTTTGGACAAGGCTCTTCAAGACATCGAAACCGGAGAAATCCAGGACTACAGCGTAGCTGAGTATTTCCCGCAGGTTCCACTGGAGTCCGAAACGGAGCAAGCGTTGGCCGTCAAGCAGATTGCCATCCTGAAGCTCATGGAAAAGCACTATCGAACCCTGCTCGAACAACCGGGAGGCGCTCTGGAGGATTTGGTCCGAGGCGCATACGGGTCTTCCGGCGCGTATCGGTATTACCTGAACAAACTGGCCGAGGCCGAAGACGAGACCAACCGCCACTTGCGAGAGAACTTCCACACCTCGGAAGAATCCGGGGCGGTCATGAGTCGGATCGAGGAAAGGATGGCGGAGATGCGGGAGGAGGAAATGCGGTTTTTCTTCCAGGGCGAGGCGGTTTGAAAGAGGAGAATTCAGGAGTCAGGAGTCAGAATTCAGGAGTCAGGAGGCGGGAAAGGTAACTGCCTAGATGGAACCGCGTTTCCCTTTGGAGCGCGGTTTTATGTTTTTCGAAAGAATACTCTGCTAAAATGCGTCTTCCAGTTCCCGTTTGCGAACGTCCCGGATCGCTTTCTGTTTGCTCTGGATGTACGGGTCCGGCCAGGTCTTCCCCAGGGCATCCACCACGCCTTGGTCAACGGCGTGCTCCACCTGCTCCATGCGGGCCAGGAACTCCTGATATGCTGCGCGGTTCTGGTAAGCCCTGCGGAGCATCAGCAGGTATTCCCGCTCCCTGGTTTGCAGCAGCCCAAGATAGTGGTCCAGGAGCAGGTCCATCATGGCGGACAGGTTTTCATAGACTTCCCGTGACTCCAGCTTCTGCTCGCGCATCCAGAATTCCCGCAGTTCGCCCTTCATCTCCTGCCGGGCACGCTCGGCGTTCCCGGACCGGACGGCTTCCTCCGCCGCTCGCAAGGCCGTTTCCTTGAAGCGCAGATGTTTTTGGCTGAACTGCGTTGTTTCCTTTTTACGACCGAAATATTCGACTAGAAATTTGAAGGGGATGAAGTTGTACCACCACGGCGACTGTGTATCGGCGCGACGGTAATAGACAACCCTGGAGGCAAACTCCCGTTCTTCGGTTAGGATGGCCTTGAGTTGGGCCTTGAGAAGTTTGGATTCGGAATCAGCGGGCACGGATGATGCTCCGTTTGGAGGGGATTGGGAAGGTTGCCTTTATCCACAAGCCACCCTGTATGTAACCGGATTCCAGCCGTTCGGGAAGACTTGAGACCACGCATTCTGGGAACGTGGCCGAAAACGGTTTCAGCGTCAATCGTCCTTGCTGTCGCCTCTGCCCAAGGCACCACGCATGAAACTCATGGCTTCGGAGACTTCTTGGATGGTATCCCAGTACCAAGCTCCGACGTAGATGTCCCGTTCGCGCAACGTCTCCAACGTCTCGCTTTTGCCGGTGAGCCGCTCCAAGTTGTTCAGCGTGGCGATAAAGCCGACAATCAAGGCGACGCCCAGCCCGAGGCGCAGCATGCGGCGCAAAGGGGAAGCCGGGGACGGTTTCCCGTCCCCGGCTTGTTGGTTGTTGGAAGGCAATGGTCCCTGCTCCATGTGGATCAGGCGATTACAGGCCCATGGACATCAGCCGATCGGTGACGTCGCGGAACAAAACCATGAACATGATGTAGGCCACGAAGGCGGTGAGCAGGAGGTTGAAACCCTGGCCGCAAACGTACAGGATCAACGCCTTGCCGCCCTTCAGGGGTTCCTTGAGCTCGCGGTAGCTGATGCTCAGTCCGATGCTCACGAAGGCGATGGCGAAGAACCAGTCACGGAAACCGTTGGCCCAGGCCAGGATGCCGTTGCGGATCATGGCTTGCGCCCAATCCTCGCCCATGCCCGCACCCAAGGCGGAGAAGAGGACCGAAGCACCGATGAAGCCCAGGATGAACTTGGGGAACCGGTACCAGATTTCAGACAGAGCGCCGGCGGCGGTGAACTTCATGGGGGCGGCCCCGGCGGCGCAGGCCCGCTCGGGCTCGACCTTCAAGCACCAGTAAGCGGCAACGCCAAAGGCCATCACGCCGATCATCACGTTCTGGATCATCTTGATGGTCGCGGCCACGTACATGGCTTCCGGTCCGATCAACTCGCCCGCGGCGACCACGGAACCGGTGTTGTCAACAGTGCCGCCGATCCAGGCCCCGGCCCAGACCGGATGCATGCCCACCCAGTTGGCAAAGGTCGGCAGGGCGAAGATCATGACTACCACGAAGATCATGGACATCCCGATGGCCAGGGTCAGTTCTTCCTTCTTGGCCCGGGAGGCGGCGGCGGCGGCGATGGCCGCGGAAACGCCGGAAACGCTCATGTCCGAGGAGACCGTGATGTTCAACTGCTTGGATTCCATCTTGATCACGTTCTGGCCGAACCAGTAGGTTCCGATAAGCACGATGGGCGTGACCACCCAGGTGACAAAGATGCCGGGCAGGCCGACCATGATGATCAGGTTAATCAGGATGCTGGCACCCAGAAGGACGAGGCCTGTCTTGATGAAGTACTCGGTCTGAGCTGCGCTTTTAAGAAATTTCGGCGTACCGACCGTATTGGAGATAAGCATGCCCAGCACGATGCCCCACAAGACGTAGGAAAATCCATAGGCTCTGACGGTCTCCTGGTTGGCAATGACGTAGGAGAGCACGGCCAAGCCAAAGACAATGGGAAAGCCGATGAAGAACTCCTTCAGGTTATGGCCCATGAACTTGCCGCCGATGGAGAAGATCACGGCCATGACCACCATCAACCCCAGCAGGGTGGGAATCCGATTGAAGGGCTGAGTGTTGGCCGCGCCGCGGGCGCTGGAATGACTGCTCCGGGCCGCCCGCCATTCGCCAAGAAGGGCGCGGGCTTCCTGGTTGAGCTGGGTGTTCTGAAAGTTTGCCTCACGGGCCAGGTCTTCTGCCTCCTGGGCGTTGACTCGGGCCGTGTTCAGCCGCTCCGTGGCCTGCTCCAACCGCTGGGCGTTGGCCGCCCGGATCTCCGCTGCGGCTGCTTCACTGCGATACAGAGCATCCAGAGGGTTGGTGGTCCAGCGACCAGGGCGTGCCATAAGGTCATTTATGGTTTTAAGAAATCCGCTGTCGCGAGCCCGGACGGCATTCAACCGAGCTTCGGCCTCGGTGAAAGCGATGGTCCGGAACCCGGCCATTTCCGATTCATTTTCCATGGTCGCCCGGTATTCCGCCATGCTTTCGACATTGGGCCGGGCGGCCATGGCCGCGATCATGGCCAGGATGAGGATGATGCCAGCCAGCCAGATAGCCCACCAGTCCTCGGTGGTGTGCATCTGGGTCAGCATAGGAACTTTGGTTTCGGTAACCACATTGTCCGTTTGGTTTTCCGCCATGTGAAAAACCTCCTTAAATGTTGCAGGTTGATACCATCAACGCGGCCCTCTCACGCCATACCGGCAAGCTCCATGCTAACCGCCTCGACGTAAACCGCGTAACCGTGACGAGTGAATCTTTTCTCAAACTAAAGCAAACTCCGAGCCAAGCGATCAACATTCTCGAAATGCACAAAATAAACTCTATATTTCAAAATATTATGAAAACGATTGATCTTCTTTCTTAAGCGTTTTTTGAAAATCGATTAACGCGACGCAACATCAGTTAGCACAACATTGACAACTAAAGTTTGCAATACTGTTCTGCGTGACATATGATACTCCCCATTGCTAACTCAACTTCTGACTCCTGATCGAGATCCGCCATGCCTATCAAAAGCCCCGTCGGGGAAACCGGCCAGTCAGGCAAAAGCCACCTCTTTCACAAATCCTTGGGATTCCGGTCCAGATTCCTGGTGGCCACGGGCCTGAGTCTGCTCCTGGTCTGCTTCGCCGGGGCCTATCTGATCTATCTGCGCGAGACGGCGCAGATGGAAAAACACGCCTATGAAAAGACCATGATGGTCATGGCCGCGGTGGAGGCCAGCCGCAAGTATGTCCGCGACGAGCTGCGGCCGCGGATGTCCGAGGAATTCGGCGAGGAGTTCTTCATGGTCCAGGCCATGTCCACCTCCTACGTCGGACGGGCCGTGATGGACAACTTCAACCAGGTCATGCCCCACTACGAGTACCGGCGTGTGGCCCGCAACGCCCGCAATCCCAGGTCCGAGGCCAACAGCCTGGAACTCTCCATGCTCAACCTTTTCCAGATCAATCCGGATCTCCAAAACTGGCAGGGAACCCTGAACGTCGGGGACGAAAAGCAGTTCATGCGCTTCAAGCCCGTCTACTTCGAGGAATCCTGCATGAGCTGTCATGGCGATCCGGTTCACGCCCCACGGGACATGCTGGACATGTACGGCACGGAGCGCGGATTCTGGAACCAACCAGGGGACCTGGCCGGAGTGATGGCCGTGGGCATTCCGGTACACAAGGCCCTGGCCGAGATTCGGGATCAGGCGGCCTCGGTTTTTTTCTCCCTGTTTCTAGGTGCAACCCTCTTCTTTCTGCTCATGGCCTTCATTTTCAACCGGGCCGTGGTCAACAACCTGCACGGAGTGCTGAACATTTTCCGGGGCGAGGTGGAGGAGAAAAGTCTTCAGGAATTTTTACCCAAACCCAATCCCATGGACCCTCGGGACGAAATCCAGGAATTGACCGTAGCCGCCGTGAGCATGGCCGAACACCTGAACAGGACCCGCCAGGAACTGAGGGAATACGCTCAGGATCTGGAAGACAAAGTGGCCCGCAGGACCGCTGCCCTGCAACAATCGGAGCAAATGCTCCAGGAAAAGGTCCAGGCCAGAAAGCAGGAATTGCAGACCCTGAACGCCCTGGCGGAACTGACCACGGCGGCGGTCTCGCTGTCCGAAATCCTGCCCCAGGTCCAGCAACGCACGCTCCAGGTCTTCCCGGCCCAGGGCTCCGGTATCTACCTGTATGACAAGGCCCACCATCAACTGACGCTGCAATACCAGGAAAACGCACCCGACCTGCCGTCCGCCATTCCACTGCAACACATCATCCCCACGGTTCTGGAGGCCCGGCCCAATCGGCTGGTGGATGCCATTGCCCAGGCCGCCAACGGGCAGGCCAGTTGTTTCGACCGCCGGGGGGCAGCCGGCAACCTGAACGTTCCCCTGCTTTGCCGAGGCGAAATCCTCGGGGTCCTCTCCTTCATCGGCGTGGACTGCAAGTTCGTCACCCAGGAGCAGATGGAATTGCTGCTGTCCATCGGCCGCCAGATCGGCATTGCCGTGGAAAGCCTGCAAAACATGGAAAAGCTGATTCAGAGTAAGGAGCTGCTCCAATCCGTGTTCGACGGGATCACCGACCAGGTGGTGCTGATGGGCCGGGACTTCGGCATCCGGATGGTCAACAAGGCCTACACCGAGCGCTACAACGTGGATACGGACGAGGTCATCGGTCGGAAGTGCTTCGAAATCCACGGCAGCGGGGAAAGCCCCTGTAAGGAATGCGGCCTGAAAACGGCGATGCGCACCAAGTCAGCGGTGGTCTATGAGAGCAATTGCCCGGCCCAGGGCGACATTTTCCAGGTCCACTGCTACCCGGTCACGGACGAACAGGGGGAAGTGGAGAGCGTCATCCGCTACGTCAAGGAAATCACCGACCAAAAGCATGTAGAGCAGAAAATCCAGCAGACCGAGAAAATGGTGGCCATGGGCCAACTGGCCGCCGGCGTGGCCCACGAGATCAACAACCCCCTGGGGGTGATCCTCTGCTATGTGGAGCTGCTCAAGCGCCAGCTCGCGGACTACCCTCAGGGGCTCAAGGACCTGAGCACCATCGAAAAGCAGACCCTGAACTGCAAACGCATCGTCAGCGATCTACTGCACTTCGCCCGAAGCCCGGAGACCAAGAAGCAATCGGCGTCCTTCAACCAGATCGTGGACGACGTCCTGGCCATGGTCGCTGAGCAGTTCAAGAAGCAAGGCGTCATCGTGGAGCGAAAGCTGGACCCGGACCTGCCTTCGCAAAGTATGGACCTCAATAAAATGAAGCAGGTGGTCCTGAACCTGCTGATGAACGCCCACCAGGCCATCGAAGGCCGAGATGGCCGTATCGCCTTGGAAACCGAATATTTTTCCAACAGCAAAACCGTCCGTCTCGTGATCCGGGACAACGGGCACGGCATACCGGAATACATTCAGGATAAGATTTTCGATCCTTTTTTCAGCACCAAGAGCACCGGGGAAGGCACCGGCCTGGGACTCTCGGTGAGCTACGGCATCGTCCGGGAGCACGGCGGGGAGATCAGCGTCCTGAGCAAACCCGGAGAATGGACGGAGTTTCGGATTGATCTGCCGCTGGAGGGAGAGAACAATTGAGCGTGCACGTGAACGAATAAGAGGAACAACCATGCATCAATTCAACGTGCTCATCGTGGACGATGAGCGGGACATGCTCGACGGCCTACGGCGGATACTGCCCTACGAGCTGGAGAATACGAACATCACGGTCACGCCCAGTCCCTTGAAGGCCCTGGAGATGGTTTCCGAGACCTCCTTCGACCTCGTCCTGATGGATGTCCGCATGCCTGAAATGAGCGGTATGGAGCTTCTGGAGCAGGTCAAGTCCGCGGACCCCAAGGTGACCGTAATCATGATGACGGCGTACGGAAACATCGAAACCGCCGTGCAGTCCATTAAAATGGGAGCCTACGACTTCATCACCAAGCCCTTCGACATCCCGGATCTGGTGCGGCTGATCAGAAAAGCCCTGGAACGCAGCGGTCTGATCCGGGAGAACCTGAGCCTGCGCCAAAAGATCTCCGAAAAGACCGTGTTGGAGGAGTTCGTGGGGCAAAGCCCGCCCATGCGGCAACTCTACGAGACCATCCGCTCCGTGGCCGGGACCGACTATCCCGTGCTGATCAGGGGCGAGTCCGGCACGGGCAAGGAACTGGCCGCCAAGGCCATCCACGCCTTGAGCCGACGCGGTGAGAAGGTCCTGGTCTCCGTGAACTGCCCTGCCATTCCGGAACACCTTCTGGAAAGCGAGCTGTTCGGACACAAAAAAGGCGCCTTTACCGGTGCCCTAAAGGACCACAAAGGCCTCTTCGTCGAAGCCAACGGTTCCAGCCTGCACCTGGACGAAATCGCGGACATCCCGGTCTCGGTGCAGACCAAACTCCTGCGCGCCCTGCAGGAACAGGAAATCCGTCCCCTGGGCGGCAGCGGGAACAAAAAAGTGGACGTCCGGATCGTGTCCACCACCAATCAGGACCTGGAGCACAAAATCCTGGATAAAAGCTTCCGGGAAGACCTGTTTTACCGCTTGAACGTGGTCAGCGTCCGCACCCCGCCCCTCAGGGAGATCACCGACGACATCCCCCTGCTCGTCCACCACTTCAACCGGCTGTCCGCCCTTGAACTGAACACCGCGCCCAAGGTCGTTTCCTCGGACGTCCTGGAGGTCCTGATGCACCGGGAATGGCCGGGCAATGTCCGGGAATTGAAGAACTTCGTGCGCAGACTGGTCATTTTCTGCCCCGGCGAGGAGCTGAACCTGTCCGTCCTGAAAATGGTCGACGGCCGCCACCCCCCCCGTCCCGCAACGGAAAACGCGGCTGCAAGCGACGAGGTCGAATCCTACGCCGAGGCCAAGGCCAAGGCGGTCAACGCCTTTACCGCGGAGTACGTGGGCGACCTTCTCTCCAAAACAGGAGGCAACGTCTCCCAAGCCGCCAAAATGGCCGACATGAGCCGGGTGGCTCTTCAGAAAATCGTGCGAAAGATGAACATCAATCCGGTGGAGTATCGGGCGGGGTCGTGAGCCGAGAATCGACCACGGCTCTCGGACAGCGATGAAATGAAGCGGCCCTGGAAAACCGATCTCGGTTTTCCAGGGCCGCTTTTTTGTTTATCCGGTGCCTGGCCGGCCGGCGCTGCCGCGTGGGCGGACCTACTGATTACGCAAGGTATTGCGGATATGCATCTGGGCCACGGCGGTGTTCTCGCACTGGGAATACCAGTACGTGCCCGTATCCACGTTGGAGTCCGCGATGGCCTCCATCACCGGGCGGATGTGCGGCAGGGTCTGGCCCCAGGGCAGCACGATAGAGGCCATCACCCAGACCAGGGCCACGCCGGCGGCCAGTCCGATCCAGCCTTTCAGCTTCCCGTGGCCGTGATTGCCGCCCTGATTCTCTTTTGGCGCGTCCATGACCGTCTCCCTATTAGGTTTACGCCCGACGAACGATTAGCCCATCAGGCTTTCGGTGACGTGCGGGAATACCACGAAGTACATCAAATAGGCCACGAGCAGCGTCAAGATCAGGTTCAAGGTCTGCCCGCAGACGTACAGGATGACCGGCTTGCCGCCCTTGAAGTGGTGAGCCATTTCCCGGAAGTTCGAGGACAGGCCGATGCTGGCGAAGGCCAGGATGAAGAACCATTCCCGGATCGGGCGGGAGAAACCGCGCAGCACGCCCTGGTCGATCATCACGTCCCCGGCGCTGCCCATGGTGACCAGCATCCAGGAAAAGATGATCGACGCGGCGATGAAGCCCAGCACGAACTTGGGAAAGCGGTACCAGATTTCCATCTTGCTGACCTGCTGACCAGGCGTACAATCCACCCGTGCGCACCAGTACACGGCCACGCCGAAAGCGATCACGCCGATGAGGATGTTCTGGATCATCTTCACGGTCGCGGCCACGAACATGCCGACCTCGCCCAGGAACGCCCCGGCGGCCACCACCGCGCCGGTGGAGTCGATGGTTCCGCCGATCCAGGCCCCGCCCAAAACCGGATGCATGCCCACGGAAACGATGAACGTAGGCAGAGCGATCATCATGATCGCGGTAAAGAGCATGGACATGCCCACGGCGATGGTCAGCTCCTCCTTCTTGGCCCGGCAGGCCGCGGCCGTGGCGATGGCCGCGGACACGCCGCAGACGGACATGTCCGCGGAGACCGTGATGTTCAGGGTCTTGGATTCCATCTTCAGAACCCGCTGACCGAAAATGTAGGTCAGGATGAGGACCGTGGGGGTGACGACCCAGGCCACAACCACACCAGCCTGACCGATGAGCATGATCTTGCTGAACAGGATTTCCGCGCCTAAAAGTACCAGGCCGGTCTTAATGTAGTACTCGGTTTGCAAGGCCGGTTTCAGAAAGTTCGGCACGCCCACGGTGTTGCTGATCAGCATCCCTCCGAGAATGGCCCAGATCAAGCCGCCGAACCCATATTCTCGCATGGTACTCTGTTGACCGATCATCTCCGCGACAACAGCCAGCAGGAAAACGAACCAAAAGCCCTTCATCAGATTGGCCGAGCCGATGTCCATAAATCGAGCGCCGACACTGAAGAAAACCATGAAAATAATCATGATCCCGATCATGTAGGGGATCTTGTTGTAGGCCTGAACCGAGGCCCTGGTCCGCAGACTGCCCCGCTCCTTCTCCCTGGCCTGACGCCACTCCCGGATGGCCGCCTCGGCCTGCTCGTTAAGGTCTTCGTTACGGAACGCTTCCTCAGCGGCCAGTTCCTGAGCCTGCTTGGCCCGTTCCAGCGCGGCCTTGGTCGCTTCCTGAGCCTCCTTATAGGCCGGTTCGGCCTTCGCCCGCCGCTCCGCGGCAGCGGACTCGCTCAAATAGAAGGACTCCATGGGGCTGCTCGTCCACCGGCCCGGCATCTCCAGCCACTTGGCAATGGTTTTTCCATGGGGCTCGTTGCGCGCCCGCAACCCGGACATGGCATCGTTGGCCCCGTGCCATTCGATGGTGTGAAACGACGCGCGGGCGTCCTCGGCGGCCATGGTCGCCTCGGCCTTGGCCAGTTTCTCATGCATGTCCGCCGGCGGCCTTGGCAGGAAAATGATCAAGCCAATGACCAGGATCGCAAACCCCAGCCAAATCGCCCACCAATCCTCCTTCTTCCACAGTTCGGACCATTCCCATTTACCACGGTCGATGACAATATCGGATTGCTGCTTCGAAGCTTCGGCCATCTCGCTTCCTCCTAAAAAAGGTGTTCGTGAATGATCAAGGCCCTGGACGCGGGAGCCTCAAAACGCGGCTCTCTCCGGACCTGCCCTTTCCGGGACCACCCCGGCCTTCTCACGGAAGCAAAAAGCAAGCCTGACCTTCTTGAAAAAGA carries:
- a CDS encoding radical SAM protein, with protein sequence MGETERDSLPQKLRQWWEYKVLLNPKDWMQIEVTSKCNAACDYCPRTVYREHWHDRFMSLDTFRRLLPTLRKTKLAYLQGWGEPFLHPEFPTMVRLAKEAGCTVGVTTNGMLLNEQRLAQVMDAGLDILAFSLTGTTPERNDPARAGAPLVKVLEKMKMVQRIKQERGTVKPVVHIAYMLLRSGLDDLEGLLRLMADHGVEQAVVSVLDFEPGIELSEEVLAPKDDQELHALEERFTRLREAAVNLGVTIHTPSFAPRGKDDPVCAENVQRTLFVSADGEISPCVYANVPVDQAEYARQGQPAPYSRVTFGNVNDELLPVLWRGKAYEQFREGLEKNRPAAICRNCPKRKR
- a CDS encoding sigma-54-dependent transcriptional regulator, translated to MHQFNVLIVDDERDMLDGLRRILPYELENTNITVTPSPLKALEMVSETSFDLVLMDVRMPEMSGMELLEQVKSADPKVTVIMMTAYGNIETAVQSIKMGAYDFITKPFDIPDLVRLIRKALERSGLIRENLSLRQKISEKTVLEEFVGQSPPMRQLYETIRSVAGTDYPVLIRGESGTGKELAAKAIHALSRRGEKVLVSVNCPAIPEHLLESELFGHKKGAFTGALKDHKGLFVEANGSSLHLDEIADIPVSVQTKLLRALQEQEIRPLGGSGNKKVDVRIVSTTNQDLEHKILDKSFREDLFYRLNVVSVRTPPLREITDDIPLLVHHFNRLSALELNTAPKVVSSDVLEVLMHREWPGNVRELKNFVRRLVIFCPGEELNLSVLKMVDGRHPPRPATENAAASDEVESYAEAKAKAVNAFTAEYVGDLLSKTGGNVSQAAKMADMSRVALQKIVRKMNINPVEYRAGS
- a CDS encoding c-type heme family protein, translated to MPIKSPVGETGQSGKSHLFHKSLGFRSRFLVATGLSLLLVCFAGAYLIYLRETAQMEKHAYEKTMMVMAAVEASRKYVRDELRPRMSEEFGEEFFMVQAMSTSYVGRAVMDNFNQVMPHYEYRRVARNARNPRSEANSLELSMLNLFQINPDLQNWQGTLNVGDEKQFMRFKPVYFEESCMSCHGDPVHAPRDMLDMYGTERGFWNQPGDLAGVMAVGIPVHKALAEIRDQAASVFFSLFLGATLFFLLMAFIFNRAVVNNLHGVLNIFRGEVEEKSLQEFLPKPNPMDPRDEIQELTVAAVSMAEHLNRTRQELREYAQDLEDKVARRTAALQQSEQMLQEKVQARKQELQTLNALAELTTAAVSLSEILPQVQQRTLQVFPAQGSGIYLYDKAHHQLTLQYQENAPDLPSAIPLQHIIPTVLEARPNRLVDAIAQAANGQASCFDRRGAAGNLNVPLLCRGEILGVLSFIGVDCKFVTQEQMELLLSIGRQIGIAVESLQNMEKLIQSKELLQSVFDGITDQVVLMGRDFGIRMVNKAYTERYNVDTDEVIGRKCFEIHGSGESPCKECGLKTAMRTKSAVVYESNCPAQGDIFQVHCYPVTDEQGEVESVIRYVKEITDQKHVEQKIQQTEKMVAMGQLAAGVAHEINNPLGVILCYVELLKRQLADYPQGLKDLSTIEKQTLNCKRIVSDLLHFARSPETKKQSASFNQIVDDVLAMVAEQFKKQGVIVERKLDPDLPSQSMDLNKMKQVVLNLLMNAHQAIEGRDGRIALETEYFSNSKTVRLVIRDNGHGIPEYIQDKIFDPFFSTKSTGEGTGLGLSVSYGIVREHGGEISVLSKPGEWTEFRIDLPLEGENN
- a CDS encoding NF038143 family protein, encoding MATATQQTYQMIWDHEQNFAKELARRVVEKPRLTVWRVLFPPLLVYHYVKLREYQTDLETFAKGVVRSKILAMESALEETTSGKKDGTYKNAFGAKESESAPGEIRLHTAQIAEVELLKAHYLKLLRDTGSNYQALIKKTYKTSGEYRRFLTKLAQAEDAVQKEVLHLHQTSTTAQAVSRKMRETAKSLRDQEVKAFFG
- a CDS encoding NF038143 family protein, giving the protein MPADSESKLLKAQLKAILTEEREFASRVVYYRRADTQSPWWYNFIPFKFLVEYFGRKKETTQFSQKHLRFKETALRAAEEAVRSGNAERARQEMKGELREFWMREQKLESREVYENLSAMMDLLLDHYLGLLQTREREYLLMLRRAYQNRAAYQEFLARMEQVEHAVDQGVVDALGKTWPDPYIQSKQKAIRDVRKRELEDAF
- a CDS encoding NF038143 family protein — encoded protein: MSLSLREKYDIILAHERQFAYRLAKDVVKKPEVSVWMILLPVLFVHHMMKMTQYKTGIHTFASNILGTKTKALDKALQDIETGEIQDYSVAEYFPQVPLESETEQALAVKQIAILKLMEKHYRTLLEQPGGALEDLVRGAYGSSGAYRYYLNKLAEAEDETNRHLRENFHTSEESGAVMSRIEERMAEMREEEMRFFFQGEAV
- a CDS encoding YeiH family protein, translated to MAENQTDNVVTETKVPMLTQMHTTEDWWAIWLAGIILILAMIAAMAARPNVESMAEYRATMENESEMAGFRTIAFTEAEARLNAVRARDSGFLKTINDLMARPGRWTTNPLDALYRSEAAAAEIRAANAQRLEQATERLNTARVNAQEAEDLAREANFQNTQLNQEARALLGEWRAARSSHSSARGAANTQPFNRIPTLLGLMVVMAVIFSIGGKFMGHNLKEFFIGFPIVFGLAVLSYVIANQETVRAYGFSYVLWGIVLGMLISNTVGTPKFLKSAAQTEYFIKTGLVLLGASILINLIIMVGLPGIFVTWVVTPIVLIGTYWFGQNVIKMESKQLNITVSSDMSVSGVSAAIAAAAASRAKKEELTLAIGMSMIFVVVMIFALPTFANWVGMHPVWAGAWIGGTVDNTGSVVAAGELIGPEAMYVAATIKMIQNVMIGVMAFGVAAYWCLKVEPERACAAGAAPMKFTAAGALSEIWYRFPKFILGFIGASVLFSALGAGMGEDWAQAMIRNGILAWANGFRDWFFAIAFVSIGLSISYRELKEPLKGGKALILYVCGQGFNLLLTAFVAYIMFMVLFRDVTDRLMSMGL